A portion of the Myxococcus stipitatus genome contains these proteins:
- a CDS encoding DUF6624 domain-containing protein, translating to MRRLVILLTALNLAACAHSTGGAAAPAGSSASAAAPKPVATPEARQAAMEADGLARKGDHVAALALYRRAWEGGVRNRNTAYNAACSASLSKEGEEALTWLGRAVDEGFNNVAHLRKDPDLENIRGLPGYAAVEQRVVEEDAKQLQAADPALRDELLARMEEDQKVRQALFGSSFQDEAAKKKLEEVDAANTAWLKEVIAKKGWPGNALVGPRASFAAWLLVQHADKDVAFQEKVLPMLEQAVARGEGSPANLAYLTDRVLVNTGKPQRYGTQMEEVEGKMVPKTLEDPANVDARRAAVGLGTMAEYQASFEQMRQQQQKAAEQKQ from the coding sequence ATGCGACGTCTCGTCATCCTGCTGACCGCCCTGAACCTGGCCGCCTGTGCCCACTCGACGGGAGGCGCGGCCGCCCCGGCTGGGAGTTCGGCCTCAGCCGCCGCGCCCAAGCCCGTGGCCACGCCGGAGGCGCGTCAGGCGGCGATGGAGGCGGATGGGTTGGCTCGGAAGGGTGACCACGTGGCCGCGTTGGCGCTGTATCGCCGCGCCTGGGAGGGTGGGGTGCGCAACCGGAACACGGCCTACAACGCGGCGTGTTCGGCGTCCCTGTCGAAGGAGGGCGAGGAGGCGCTGACGTGGCTGGGGCGCGCGGTGGACGAGGGCTTCAACAACGTCGCCCACCTGCGCAAGGACCCGGACCTCGAGAACATCCGGGGCTTGCCGGGCTACGCGGCCGTCGAGCAGCGCGTCGTCGAGGAGGACGCGAAGCAGCTCCAGGCGGCGGACCCGGCGCTGCGAGACGAGCTGCTCGCGCGCATGGAGGAGGACCAGAAGGTCCGGCAGGCGCTCTTCGGGTCCAGCTTCCAGGACGAGGCGGCGAAGAAGAAGCTGGAAGAGGTCGACGCGGCCAACACCGCGTGGCTCAAGGAGGTCATCGCGAAGAAGGGCTGGCCGGGCAACGCGCTGGTGGGGCCGCGCGCCTCGTTCGCGGCGTGGCTGCTGGTGCAGCACGCGGACAAGGACGTGGCGTTCCAGGAGAAGGTGCTGCCGATGCTGGAGCAGGCCGTGGCCCGGGGAGAGGGCTCGCCGGCGAACCTGGCGTACCTCACGGACCGCGTGCTGGTGAACACCGGCAAGCCGCAGCGCTACGGCACCCAGATGGAAGAGGTGGAGGGGAAGATGGTGCCCAAGACGCTCGAGGACCCGGCCAACGTGGACGCGCGCCGCGCCGCGGTGGGCCTGGGGACGATGGCCGAGTACCAGGCCTCCTTCGAGCAGATGCGTCAGCAGCAGCAGAAGGCCGCCGAGCAGAAGCAGTGA